TGGAGTCCGGTGCTCTGCCAATTCGAGCTACGGACCTGCGCCAAGAAAGTATTTTACACTACTTGGTCTCTTTATGCAAGGTGTGTTTTTTGCAGAACTTACAGTACTTGCTCAGCTCCAGCTTACCGCTCATGTTCTTCTTGTTCACGGAGCTGATGTAGTTCCGCC
This sequence is a window from Dethiosulfovibrio faecalis. Protein-coding genes within it:
- the rpmG gene encoding 50S ribosomal protein L33 — translated: MADQIGLQCTECKRRNYISSVNKKNMSGKLELSKYCKFCKKHTLHKETK